One Pyrus communis chromosome 13, drPyrComm1.1, whole genome shotgun sequence genomic window carries:
- the LOC137713529 gene encoding protein Asterix-like — translation MSSTVNDPRQPSAAKRYVPSAVAPQDLPVDYSGLIAVVFGLAGVMFRYKLCSWVAIIFCAQSLVNMKNIENDLKQISMAMMFAIMGLVTNYFGPARPGTQKS, via the exons atgtCATCGACGGTGAACGACCCGCGCCAGCCCTCGGCGGCGAAGCGCTACGTGCCGTCCGCGGTGGCGCCGCAAGATCTTCCAGTGGATTATTCCGGTCTGATCGCCGTCGTCTTCGGCCTCGCCGGCGTCATGTTCCGC TACAAGTTGTGCTCTTGGGTTGCGATCATATTCTGCGCTCAATCGCTGGTGAACATGAAGAACATCGAGAACGACCTCAAACAGATCTCCATGGCCATGAT GTTTGCTATTATGGGATTGGTAACCAACTACTTCGGACCTGCTCGACCGGGGACACAAAAGAGTTGA
- the LOC137712543 gene encoding uncharacterized protein yields MPGNEVGDRVHNFFGQENLSQGQHHPQAVDGNWPGLSNNLWVGAQRQSGAPVNSNLKNYNVQQPDSERGHGGQSFHVPHGLNFMQSNVRPEFGRAQYQNQQANLNGYVHGHQMFKARQNEANFLGVDSEPDRQTLTSRGLPAHESQRGSGPEQKNNLMRLEASESPIGFDFFGGQQHMSGPHPSTMQSLPRQQSGMSDMQQLQRQVMFTQIQEFQRQQQLQQLERQQVLANQASSITKQAAGNHSSALINGVPINEPSNNQWPPDLVAGNTNWLQRGGSPVLQAASSGHVLPPEQAHTLHLMGFVPQHADQSLYGVPVTSTSGSMGSYPHVQMDRSAMHQMSASNNSFPGNQYSAFPDQVSMQDGPRVSRQDFQGRSVLGPTAAEGLNSGFNLENLNQGNPHQRNEPLEEFQGRPQLVGLSEPSQEKAVTQVASGQSVATLDPTEEKILFGSDDNLWDAFGRSTDVGMGGSSVLDGTEVFGGLPSLQSGSWSALMQSAVAETSSADIGLQEEWCPPSFGYQQPPIVNQQRSSVGDTCKQQSDSAGNNLHSSSDLNSRASPQSTDAHRVNTTTSYFSVQGFQQPGPKTSHERGEVFQNHSPQRFVQQVPEQGSKWLDNSSLQKPPVEGSHNYGNSSHLSGTEINGNSISGSWNRQQSISSNNGDGQPFNMLNGRKIMESMPTDMGNNLKNHGNQILSRSIPGGDRKRGMHEEMSHAAGIWKTDSVLNSNSEMEHAKYPVGGPLMNREGSSTNNIGKSNSSSARANHESQKQLADNHEFWKSVDSQVNPQGNEVLRKNQHHLDKNRLILESSGNNGLDKRAVEMHDIENVNRKENSTDTFFSNAHHPAPIGGLKENVASDAGGSFAFLGSKQKSSSNAAQRPPATRKFQYHPMGDVDVEVEPSYGKKHVTQSQAMSQNVPTGFKSRDQGSFRQSKFIGHTDRRSMEIEKGDTIRLDETPSKNTLPGFVPSTSTPFDRFTGSNAPIKAAPSSQHMLELLHKVDQPREGGNVTHFSSSDQNTSSEMPEVETSEGSVGHMQRNQSSVSQGFGLQLAPPSQRTPITDHTSSSQFSSQAVVSSPPVHSEIGEKGHTWLASAASAQSLPSSREASQGEFRNNLSGTSGQTGSKASQYNIQGSFSAAFKSGFPLARSQLEKQHMSGSSGQATASQSENIPFDRHAFRPKQMGDSRDTSQTSQSALQSVLDLSGSTSQNNLASASAEASLLNVADQSGLRVAAPKIPKSDVLPGSQPSVVSGMSRQGAVSKVLTNVWTNVPFQQPLANAESPKLNEQDTRERGNGSSAFGAYSSNMQSFVGKEQKSKESTGQQASPENIQNAQNINVSQGKESIANNFSSSVATQRDIEAFGRSLRPNNSLHQSYSLPDQVQAMKTTDVDGSDRSVKRLKGADSGVETQQVGPLGGSQLPYGYNSMVRDSSADHTLVPSKDPNMLSFTSKLGDTRNSNASSQDMFALNRQNSQNFSTSSNAYSLRGEQSQVSPQMAPSWFEQYGTFKNGQVFAMHDTLRTTMKAMGQPSVVGRAGDDLHTRESMEQASVASDASKLVTTLQSSVPIPTPSEQSPSPHVSHSDVADQGLIVERPMKRKSATSELSPWHKELTEFPKRLLSISAAEADWARSTNRLVEKVEDETEITEDGPPILRSKRRLVLTTQLMQQLLHPPSAAVLSADASSCYESVAYFASRLSLGDACSAISCSGSDAQTPLPSDSVNLFPEKLRTREKVSNQYYSKVVEDCIDKARSLENDLLRLDKKSSILDLRVESQDLEKFSVINRFARFHGRAQGEGPEASSSSDAQKSCPQKYVTGHRVPRNLPDRVQCLSL; encoded by the exons ATGCCTGGAAACGAAGTTGGAGACAGGGTCCATAACTTCTTTGGCCAAGAGAACTTGTCACAGGGTCAGCATCATCCTCAGGCTGTTGATGGGAACTGGCCAGGTCTTAGTAACAACCTGTGGGTTGGGGCCCAGAGACAAAGTGGAGCTCCtgttaattcaaatttaaagaatTATAATGTACAGCAACCAG ATTCGGAGAGAGGGCATGGTGGTCAGTCTTTTCATGTGCCTCATGGTTTGAATTTTATGCAATCAAATGTGAGGCCCGAGTTTGGCAGAGCTCAGTATCAAAATCAACAGGCAAACCTGAATGGCTATGTGCATGGGCACCAGATGTTTAAAGCAAGGCAGAATGAAGCTAACTTTTTGGGAGTGGATTCAGAACCTGATCGGCAAACTTTAACATCTAGAGGCTTGCCGGCACATGAATCACAGAGAGGAAGTGGCCCTGAgcagaagaataatttgatgaGATTAGAAGCTTCAGAATCCCCcattggttttgatttttttggtggTCAACAGCACATGAGTGGTCCACATCCCAGCACGATGCAGTCTTTGCCTAGGCAACAATCGGGGATGAGTGACATGCAGCAGTTGCAGCGACAGGTTATGTTCACACAAATTCAAGAATTTCAAAGGCAGCAACAACTTCAGCAACTAGAAAGGCAACAGGTTCTTGCAAATCAGGCTTCCTCCATTACAAAACAGGCTGCTGGTAACCACTCATCAGCTCTGATCAATGGTGTTCCGATCAATGAGCCATCGAACAATCAATGGCCACCTGATCTTGTGGCAGGTAACACAAACTGGCTGCAGCGTGGTGGTTCTCCTGTTCTTCAGGCTGCATCTAGTGGACATGTATTGCCCCCTGAACAAGCCCACACACTACACTTGATGGGTTTTGTTCCTCAACATGCTGATCAATCTCTATACGGGGTTCCAGTTACTAGCACAAGTGGCTCAATGGGTTCATATCCTCATGTTCAAATGGACAGATCGGCAATGCATCAGATGTCGGCAAGTAACAATTCGTTTCCAGGTAATCAATATTCTGCATTTCCAGATCAGGTTAGCATGCAAGATGGACCCCGGGTTTCTAGACAGGATTTTCAAGGCAGGAGTGTGCTTGGGCCTACTGCTGCTGAAGGTTTGAATAGTGGGTTTAATTTAGAGAACTTGAATCAAGGAAATCCCCATCAAAGAAATGAACCTCTGGAAGAATTCCAAGGGAGGCCACAACTAGTTGGATTGTCAGAACCATCACAAGAGAAAGCAGTCACACAAGTTGCATCTGGACAGAGCGTGGCTACACTAGATCCAACTGAGGAAAAGATTTTGTTTGGTTCAGATGACAATCTGTGGGATGCCTTTGGCAGGAGCACAGATGTGGGAATGGGAGGTTCCAGTGTGTTGGATGGTACGGAAGTTTTTGGAGGACTTCCTTCTCTGCAAAGCGGGAGTTGGAGTGCTCTTATGCAATCTGCAGTAGCAGAAACTTCTAGTGCTGATATAGGGCTACAGGAAGAGTGGTGTCCTCCAAGTTTTGGATATCAACAACCTCCAATTGTGAATCAGCAGCGCTCAAGTGTTGGTGATACTTGCAAACAACAATCTGATTCGGCTGGTAACAACTTGCACTCTTCCTCCGACTTGAATTCTAGAGCTTCTCCACAATCCACTGATGCCCATAGGGTGAATACGACtactagttattttagtgttcaGGGATTTCAGCAACCAGGACCTAAAACTTCGCATGAACGAGGTGAGGTCTTTCAGAATCATTCTCCTCAGAGATTTGTTCAACAGGTTCCTGAACAAGGAAGTAAATGGTTGGATAACAGTTCTCTACAAAAGCCACCTGTGGAAGGTAGTCATAATTATGGAAATAGTAGTCATTTATCTGGTACAGAAATAAATGGAAATAGCATTTCAGGTTCGTGGAACCGTCAACAAAGCATTTCGTCAAATAATGGTGATGGGCAGCCATTTAATATGTTAAATGGTAGGAAAATTATGGAATCTATGCCAACAGATATGGGTAATAATCTCAAAAATCATGGGAATCAAATTTTATCACGATCAATACCAGGCGGTGATCGTAAGAGAGGCATGCATGAGGAAATGAGCCATGCTGCTGGTATATGGAAGACGGATTCTGTTCTGAACTCAAATTCTGAAATGGAACATGCAAAATATCCCGTTGGAGGTCCATTGATGAATAGAGAGGGTTCAAGCACAAACAATATAGGGAAATCAAATTCCAGCAGTGCAAGAGCCAACCACGAAAGCCAGAAACAACTTGCAGACAATCATGAATTCTGGAAATCAGTTGATTCTCAAGTGAACCCTCAGGGAAACGAGGTTTTGAGGAAAAACCAGCATCATCTGGATAAGAATCGTCTAATCTTGGAATCATCAGGGAACAATGGCTTAGACAAAAGAGCAGTTGAGATGCATGATATCGAGAATGTGAATAGAAAAGAGAATTCGACTGATACTTTTTTCTCTAATGCACACCACCCCGCTCCAATTGGTGGTTTGAAGGAAAACGTTGCCTCAGATGCTGGTGGTTCATTTGCTTTTCTTGGAAGCAAACAAAAATCATCTAGTAATGCTGCTCAAAGACCCCCTGCAACTCGCAAGTTTCAGTATCATCCAATGGGGGATGTGGATGTTGAAGTTGAACCATCTTATGGAAAAAAACATGTGACACAATCGCAAGCTATGTCCCAGAATGTACCTACAGGTTTTAAAAGTCGTGACCAAGGGAGTTTTCGGCAGTCAAAATTTATTGGTCACACTGATAGACGTTCTATGGAAATTGAGAAG GGTGACACAATACGTTTAGATGAGACACCTTCCAAAAATACGCTTCCAGGTTTTGTACCAAGCACATCTACTCCCTTTGACAGATTCACTGGAAGTAATGCCCCAATCAAGGCTGCGCCATCAAG TCAACATATGCTTGAGCTACTTCACAAGGTGGACCAACCAAGGGAGGGTGGCAATGTTACACACTTCAGCTCTTCGGATCAGAATACATCGTCGGAGATGCCTGAAGTGGAAACTTCTGAAGGATCTGTAGGTCACATGCAGCGAAATCAGTCATCTGTTTCTCAAGGTTTCGGTTTACAGCTGGCTCCTCCATCTCAACGTACTCCAATTACAGATCATACCTCATCTTCTCAGTTCTCTTCACAAGCAGTTGTCAGTTCACCCCCTGTCCATTCTGAGATAGGAGAAAAGGGTCATACATGGTTGGCCTCGGCAGCATCTGCCCAGTCCTTGCCTTCTTCTCGTGAAGCATCTCAAGGTGAATTTAGAAATAATCTCTCTGGTACCTCAGGACAGACAGGGAGTAAGGCTTCACAGTACAATATTCAGGGAAGTTTTTCTGCAGCTTTCAAATCTGGTTTTCCTCTTGCAAGAAGTCAACTAGAAAAACAGCACATGTCAGGTTCAAGTGGACAAGCAACAGCAAGCCAGTCTGAGAACATACCTTTTGATAGGCATGCTTTCCGACCGAAACAGATGGGTGATTCTCGTGACACATCTCAAACTAGCCAATCTGCCCTGCAATCAGTGCTAGATTTGTCTGGAAGTACTTCACAGAATAACCTTGCCTCTGCTTCTGCAGAGGCATCCCTACTGAATGTCGCTGATCAATCCGGTTTACGAGTTGCTGCCCCCAAAATCCCCAAATCAGATGTTCTTCCAGGCTCTCAGCCGTCTGTTGTATCGGGTATGTCCCGTCAAGGTGCCGTTTCTAAAGTATTGACTAATGTATGGACCAATGTTCCATTTCAGCAACCTTTAGCAAATGCTGAATCACCAAAGCTCAATGAGCAAGATACCCGGGAAAGAGGGAATGGCTCGTCTGCCTTTGGTGCATATTCTTCCAACATGCAAAGCTTTGTTGGGAAAGAGCAAAAATCCAAAGAAAGTACCGGGCAACAAGCGTCACCTGAGAACATTCAGAATGCCCAAAATATCAATGTCTCTCAGGGAAAAGAATCCATTGCAAATAACTTTTCAAGCTCTGTTGCTACCCAGAGAGATATTGAAGCTTTCGGTCGCTCTTTAAGGCCAAATAACAGTTTGCATCAAAGTTATTCCTTGCCGGACCAAGTGCAGGCTATGAAAACTACAGACGTTGATGGAAGTGATCGGAGTGTGAAGAGGTTGAAAGGTGCAGATTCAGGTGTGGAGACTCAGCAGGTGGGTCCCCTGGGAGGATCACAATTACCTTATGGATATAATAGTATGGTTAGAGATTCATCAGCTGATCATACTTTAGTTCCCTCTAAAGATCCTAACATGCTTAGCTTTACATCCAAGCTTGGGGATACTCGAAATTCAAATGCATCTAGTCAGGATATGTTTGCTTTAAATCGCCAGAACTCCCAGAATTTCTCTACTAGTAGTAATGCATATTCTCTTAGAGGTGAACAGTCTCAAGTTAGCCCCCAGATGGCACCATCCTGGTTTGAACAGTATGGAACCTTTAAGAATGGGCAAGTGTTTGCAATGCATGATACACTGAGAACCACCATGAAGGCTATGGGACAACCTTCAGTTGTTGGAAGGGCAGGTGATGATCTGCATACTCGGGAATCAATGGAGCAAGCTAGTGTCGCTTCTGATGCTAGTAAGCTTGTTACCACCCTGCAGAGTTCAGTTCCCATACCTACTCCCAGTGAGCAATCACCTTCACCTCATGTATCGCATTCTGATGTAGCTGATCAAGGTTTAATTGTTGAGCGACCGATGAAGCGTAAAAGTGCTACATCTGAACTTTCACCTTGGCATAAAGAGCTAACCGAGTTCCCCAAAAGGCTTCTGAGTATCAG TGCAGCTGAAGCAGACTGGGCTCGCTCAACAAACCGACTAGTTGAGAAG GTGGAAGATGAAACTGAAATAACTGAAGATGGACCGCCAATACTTAGGTCCAAAAGAAGGCTAGTCTTGACTACACAGCTTATGCAGCAACTGCTTCACCCTCCTTCTGCAGCAGTTCTTTCTGCAGATGCTAGCTCATGCTATGAGAGTGTGGCTTACTTTGCATCTAGATTATCTCTAGGTGATGCTTGCAGTGCAATATCCTGCTCCGGAAGTGATGCTCAAACTCCATTGCCTTCTGACAGTGTAAACCT TTTTCCCGAGAAGCTTAGAACACGGGAGAAAGTCAGCAATCAATACTACTCAAAAGTTGTGGAAGACTGTATTGATAAAGCAAGGAGTCTGGAAAATGATTTGTTGAG ACTGGACAAGAAAAGCTCAATCTTAGACTTGAGAGTGGAAAGCCAGGATCTTGAGAAGTTTTCTGTCATCAATCGTTTTGCTAGGTTTCACGGGCGGGCACAAGGTGAGGGGCCGGAGGCCTCATCGTCTTCTGATGCTCAAAAATCCTGCCCCCAAAAATATGTTACTGGACATCGAGTGCCTAGAAATCTGCCAGACAGGGTACAATGTCTTTCACtttga